The Caldisalinibacter kiritimatiensis genome includes a window with the following:
- a CDS encoding LTA synthase family protein — protein sequence MKRKINHIDLPLKEAIIMFILTLLKTIGLYTVTDVSEVWLITLKTIPFLIVIYGIISLFNSKKRYIYSIFIHILISFIIFADLVYFKYYNFMPSIKALLLAKQATGVKGCIIYFLKPIYFIMFLDIVPLAIYLYKRRKYSALITPNRKLATKYITVLMIMFLALSVTVIDVEGAYVYGNYGIYTYHIYDIYESLSDESKEVYSEDMMDILEKEKNETKKEGRKYFGVAKGRNVIVIQFESLQNFVINNYYKGQEITPNLNKLIEKDSIYFSNYYQQVGPGNTSDAEFVSNNSMYPLSGYSVFTHFTDNTFYSFPKILKERGYVTKAFHGFKGEFWNRENMYPKQGIDEYISLEDFEKDDLIGLGLSDYSFFKQTLEHLKNTDKPFYASVVTLTSHHPYIIPKEKQNLELSKEHEGTLFGNYIQSINYSDMALGKFIEGLKETGLYENSIIVIYGDHFGLYPSHENNKEIMTEYLGFEYTYDEAFNIPLIIHIPALGKAEENTIVGGEIDFLPTMLNLLGIEDDNSIFFGKDLNNAESGFVALQYYLPLGSFIDDKKVFIMSSDGKFENSVAWDLKTRELIDIEKCREGYNRAINEKRKSDYIIKNDLLKNLLLED from the coding sequence ATGAAAAGAAAAATAAATCACATAGATTTACCACTAAAAGAAGCAATAATTATGTTTATTTTGACTTTACTAAAAACAATTGGATTATATACAGTAACCGATGTAAGCGAAGTATGGCTTATTACATTAAAGACTATTCCATTCTTAATAGTTATATATGGAATTATTAGTTTATTTAACAGTAAGAAGAGATATATATACAGTATCTTTATTCATATTTTAATTTCATTTATTATATTTGCTGATTTAGTATACTTTAAATACTATAATTTCATGCCATCGATTAAGGCATTATTATTAGCTAAACAAGCAACAGGTGTAAAAGGTTGTATTATATATTTCTTAAAGCCTATTTATTTTATAATGTTTTTAGATATTGTTCCTTTAGCGATATATTTATACAAGAGAAGGAAATACTCAGCATTAATTACTCCAAATAGAAAATTAGCTACTAAATATATAACTGTACTTATGATTATGTTTTTGGCATTAAGTGTTACTGTTATTGATGTAGAAGGTGCATATGTATACGGTAATTATGGTATATATACTTATCATATTTATGATATTTATGAGAGTCTTTCTGATGAAAGTAAAGAAGTATATAGTGAAGATATGATGGATATCTTAGAAAAAGAAAAAAATGAAACAAAAAAAGAAGGTAGAAAATATTTTGGAGTAGCAAAAGGTAGAAATGTAATTGTTATTCAATTTGAGTCTTTGCAGAATTTTGTAATAAATAATTATTATAAAGGACAGGAAATAACTCCTAATTTAAATAAGTTAATAGAAAAAGATAGCATATATTTTAGTAATTATTACCAACAAGTGGGACCAGGTAATACTTCAGATGCTGAATTTGTATCTAATAACTCTATGTACCCTTTATCAGGTTATTCAGTTTTCACACATTTTACTGATAATACATTTTATTCATTTCCTAAGATTTTAAAGGAAAGAGGATATGTAACTAAAGCATTTCATGGATTTAAGGGTGAGTTTTGGAATAGAGAAAATATGTACCCTAAACAAGGGATCGATGAGTATATAAGCTTAGAGGATTTTGAAAAAGATGATTTAATAGGCTTAGGATTAAGTGATTATTCGTTTTTTAAGCAAACTCTTGAGCATCTAAAGAATACTGATAAGCCTTTTTATGCATCAGTAGTAACTCTTACAAGTCATCATCCATATATAATACCTAAAGAAAAACAAAATTTAGAGCTATCAAAGGAGCATGAAGGTACACTATTTGGAAACTATATACAATCAATAAATTATTCAGATATGGCCTTAGGAAAGTTTATAGAAGGATTGAAAGAAACTGGGTTATATGAAAATTCAATAATAGTTATATATGGTGACCATTTTGGATTATATCCTTCTCATGAAAATAATAAAGAGATTATGACAGAATATCTTGGTTTTGAATATACTTATGATGAAGCATTTAATATCCCTTTAATTATCCATATACCGGCATTAGGAAAAGCTGAAGAAAATACAATAGTCGGTGGAGAAATCGATTTTTTACCTACAATGCTTAATTTATTAGGAATTGAAGATGATAATAGTATTTTCTTTGGGAAAGATTTAAATAATGCTGAATCTGGTTTTGTGGCTCTTCAATATTATTTACCACTAGGTTCATTTATAGATGATAAAAAGGTATTTATAATGTCTAGCGATGGTAAATTCGAGAATAGTGTAGCATGGGATTTAAAGACTAGAGAATTAATAGACATTGAAAAATGCCGAGAAGGATATAACAGAGCTATAAACGAAAAGAGAAAATCAGATTATATTATAAAAAATGATTTACTTAAGAATTTATTGTTAGAAGACTAA
- the glgB gene encoding 1,4-alpha-glucan branching protein GlgB, translated as MKIENFISFKDIKAFLEGVNYESYKLFGSKYIDINGKKGVLFCIWAPNAKAVRVVGDFNKWNGEKHSMNKIDKTGIWYKFIPNLTEGKIYKYEIITKENEILLKSDPFAFYSEIRPNTASVVRNFNKYKWNDDKWMEKRKKANLFKKPINIYEIHLGSWKRKDNGKFYSYKELAHLLVNYLTEMEYTHVEILPITEHPFDGSWGYQSTGYFSVTSRYGTPEEFKYFVDLLHQHNIGVILDWVPGHFCKDAHGLYRFDGTHLYEYNDPLKRENYDWGTAYFDLGKPEIHSFLISNALFWFKKFHIDGLRVDAVASMLYLDYGKQHLGIRNEYGGNENLQAVSFLKKLNEVIFRECDNPLMIAEESTSWPLVTKPTYLDGLGFNYKWNMGWMNDTLKYAQVFPMDKNKYHSLITFSMMYAFSENYILPLSHDEVVHGKKSLLDKMPGNYNEKFSNLRLLYGYMMGYPGKKLLFMGGEFGQFVEWKYDAELDWLLLDYPMHAKLKKYVKDLNHLYKNIKALYERDHEIDTFAWIDYQNYKQSIISFIRKGGDEEEFLIVICNFAGVEYDNYRIGVPKFTIYKEILNSDSKEYGGSGYINGGYIKPSKTNFHNMPYSIEIKIPAFSVIYIKPFYNGEEVKLHEKKRDNSYDFSRGARK; from the coding sequence ATGAAAATAGAAAACTTTATCTCTTTTAAGGATATAAAAGCATTTCTTGAAGGTGTAAACTATGAATCTTATAAACTATTCGGTAGCAAATATATTGATATTAATGGAAAAAAAGGAGTTTTGTTTTGCATTTGGGCTCCAAATGCAAAAGCTGTACGAGTAGTTGGAGATTTTAATAAATGGAATGGTGAAAAACATTCTATGAATAAAATAGACAAAACAGGAATATGGTATAAATTTATTCCTAACCTGACAGAAGGAAAAATTTATAAGTATGAAATAATAACTAAAGAAAATGAAATATTATTAAAATCAGATCCTTTTGCTTTTTATTCAGAGATTAGACCTAACACAGCTTCTGTAGTAAGAAATTTTAACAAATATAAATGGAATGATGATAAATGGATGGAGAAAAGGAAGAAAGCTAACCTATTCAAAAAACCAATCAACATATATGAAATACATTTGGGGTCATGGAAAAGAAAAGATAATGGTAAATTCTATTCATATAAGGAATTAGCACATCTTCTTGTAAACTATCTAACTGAAATGGAATATACCCACGTTGAAATCCTTCCTATTACCGAACATCCATTTGATGGTTCTTGGGGTTATCAATCTACAGGATATTTCTCAGTAACTAGTCGATATGGTACTCCCGAAGAGTTTAAATACTTTGTTGACTTATTACATCAACATAATATAGGTGTTATATTAGATTGGGTACCGGGTCATTTTTGTAAGGATGCCCATGGGCTATATAGGTTTGATGGAACTCATTTGTATGAATATAATGATCCATTAAAAAGAGAAAATTATGATTGGGGTACAGCATATTTTGATCTAGGAAAGCCAGAGATACATAGTTTTTTAATATCTAATGCATTATTTTGGTTTAAAAAATTTCATATTGATGGATTAAGAGTAGATGCAGTTGCAAGTATGCTTTACCTTGATTATGGGAAACAACACTTAGGTATAAGAAATGAATATGGAGGAAATGAGAATTTACAGGCAGTATCCTTCTTAAAAAAGCTTAATGAAGTGATATTTAGAGAATGTGATAATCCTTTGATGATAGCAGAAGAATCAACATCATGGCCCCTAGTAACTAAACCCACCTATTTAGACGGTCTTGGTTTTAATTATAAATGGAATATGGGATGGATGAACGATACTCTTAAATATGCACAAGTCTTTCCAATGGATAAAAATAAATATCATAGTTTAATAACTTTCTCGATGATGTATGCCTTCTCAGAAAATTATATACTTCCCTTATCACATGACGAAGTAGTTCACGGTAAAAAGTCTTTATTAGATAAAATGCCAGGTAATTATAATGAGAAGTTTTCTAATTTAAGATTATTATATGGTTATATGATGGGTTATCCAGGTAAGAAACTGTTATTTATGGGTGGTGAATTTGGTCAGTTCGTAGAGTGGAAATACGATGCAGAATTAGATTGGTTACTTCTAGATTATCCAATGCATGCTAAATTAAAAAAATATGTAAAGGATTTAAACCATTTATATAAAAACATTAAAGCTCTATATGAACGTGACCATGAAATAGATACCTTTGCATGGATTGACTATCAAAACTACAAGCAAAGTATTATTTCCTTTATTAGAAAAGGAGGTGATGAGGAAGAGTTTTTGATTGTAATATGTAATTTCGCAGGTGTAGAATACGATAACTATAGAATTGGTGTTCCTAAATTTACTATATATAAAGAAATATTAAACAGTGATAGTAAAGAATACGGAGGTAGTGGGTATATAAACGGAGGTTATATAAAGCCTTCAAAAACTAATTTTCATAATATGCCTTATTCTATAGAAATAAAAATACCTGCTTTTTCTGTTATCTATATAAAACCCTTTTATAATGGAGAGGAGGTTAAATTACATGAGAAAAAAAGAGATAATAGCTATGATTTTAGCAGGGGGGCAAGGAAGTAG
- a CDS encoding glucose-1-phosphate adenylyltransferase, with the protein MILAGGQGSRLKKLTQNNAKPAVPFGGKYRIIDFTLSNCSNSGIDTVGILTQYKPLTLNDHIGIGTHWDLDRDVGGVSLLPPYMTSTGGNWYKGTANAIYQNIHFIDQYNPKYVLILSGDHVYKMDYMKMFNYHKEKKADVTIAVVNVTLEQASSFGIMNTDKDNIITSFDEKPKKPKSTLASMGIYIFTWEKLKQYLIEDGKDKTSDNDFGKDIIPKMLASKEKLYAYPFDGYWKDVGTITSYWEANMYLLKDDNELKLNDDYWKIYSNNPICPPQYIGREAKVKDSIVVDGCIVLGEVTNSVLFPGVFISKDSKVKNSVIMPNTRIESNVIIDKAIIGERCLIKENSVIGKNKEIVVIPDNKEVKGNFNN; encoded by the coding sequence ATGATTTTAGCAGGGGGGCAAGGAAGTAGATTAAAAAAGCTAACCCAAAATAACGCTAAGCCTGCAGTACCATTTGGAGGAAAATATAGAATTATTGATTTTACTTTAAGTAATTGCTCTAACTCGGGAATTGATACTGTAGGAATACTTACTCAATATAAGCCATTAACGTTAAATGACCATATAGGCATAGGAACCCATTGGGATTTAGATAGAGATGTAGGAGGGGTATCCTTACTTCCACCATATATGACATCAACAGGAGGTAACTGGTACAAGGGAACAGCTAATGCTATATATCAAAATATACACTTTATAGACCAATATAATCCTAAATATGTATTAATCTTATCAGGAGACCATGTTTATAAAATGGACTATATGAAAATGTTTAACTATCATAAAGAAAAGAAAGCAGATGTAACAATTGCAGTTGTTAATGTAACTTTAGAACAAGCAAGTAGCTTCGGAATAATGAATACAGATAAGGATAATATCATAACAAGCTTTGATGAAAAGCCTAAAAAACCAAAGAGTACCTTAGCATCAATGGGAATATATATATTTACTTGGGAAAAATTAAAACAATATTTAATAGAAGATGGAAAGGATAAAACTTCAGACAATGATTTCGGAAAAGACATAATACCTAAGATGTTAGCATCAAAGGAAAAATTATATGCATATCCCTTTGATGGGTATTGGAAGGATGTAGGTACTATTACAAGCTATTGGGAAGCAAATATGTACTTACTTAAAGATGATAATGAATTAAAGCTTAACGATGATTATTGGAAAATATACTCTAATAATCCTATTTGCCCTCCACAGTATATAGGAAGAGAAGCTAAGGTTAAAGATTCTATAGTAGTTGATGGCTGTATAGTTTTAGGGGAGGTTACTAATTCTGTATTATTTCCTGGGGTGTTTATAAGTAAAGACAGTAAAGTTAAAAATTCAGTGATAATGCCAAATACAAGAATAGAAAGTAACGTAATAATTGATAAAGCAATAATAGGTGAAAGGTGTCTGATTAAAGAAAATAGTGTAATAGGAAAAAATAAAGAGATAGTAGTTATACCAGATAATAAGGAAGTAAAAGGGAATTTTAATAACTAA
- the glgD gene encoding glucose-1-phosphate adenylyltransferase subunit GlgD: MLNKYLGIISSLEKNQNFGSLVKHRPLASLPIFGRYRMIDFILSNMVNSGIDTVGVFTNNSRSLVDHLGTGKPWELDRKIGGLFIFDYCMGDILFNDIKLLKDNIEFIYRSKKKYVLLSSPHMIYNIDFKKMAYSHEKSGKDITVVYKRIKNTDDGFLNCDTLNINDKDGVSIGKNLGASKEINILIDTFIFKTELLLKIIHECIEKGNYISLKNAILKNIKTYTLNLYEFKGTVKCINSLKAYYKSSMDMLDLSFRKELFFKNGQVYTKPKDSQPTKYLMNSNVKNSIVADGCTIKGRVENSIISRGVVIEENVEIKDSIIFQNSHIKKGAKLQYTILDKNTVIEEGKKLIGDINHPLVIERQFINKLYFRR, from the coding sequence TTGTTAAATAAGTATTTAGGTATAATTAGTTCATTAGAGAAAAATCAAAACTTTGGAAGTTTAGTTAAACATAGACCTTTAGCATCCTTACCTATTTTCGGTAGATATAGAATGATAGATTTTATACTTTCTAATATGGTTAATTCAGGGATTGATACAGTTGGTGTTTTTACTAATAATTCTAGGTCATTAGTTGACCATTTAGGAACAGGAAAGCCTTGGGAATTAGATAGAAAAATTGGCGGACTTTTTATATTTGATTATTGTATGGGGGATATTTTGTTTAATGATATAAAATTACTAAAAGATAATATTGAGTTTATATATAGAAGTAAGAAAAAATACGTATTATTATCTTCGCCTCATATGATATACAATATTGATTTTAAAAAGATGGCTTATTCCCATGAAAAATCAGGAAAAGATATAACTGTTGTTTATAAAAGGATTAAAAATACAGATGATGGCTTTTTAAACTGTGACACCCTCAATATTAACGATAAAGATGGGGTCAGTATTGGTAAAAATTTAGGAGCTTCAAAGGAAATAAATATTCTGATTGATACGTTCATATTTAAAACCGAACTATTGCTCAAAATAATTCATGAATGTATAGAGAAAGGGAATTATATATCATTAAAAAATGCAATACTTAAAAATATAAAAACATATACATTAAATCTATATGAGTTTAAGGGAACTGTTAAATGTATTAATTCTTTAAAAGCTTATTATAAAAGTTCAATGGACATGCTTGATTTAAGTTTTAGAAAAGAGTTGTTTTTTAAAAATGGACAAGTTTATACTAAGCCTAAAGATTCACAACCAACTAAGTATTTAATGAACTCAAATGTTAAAAACTCAATAGTTGCAGATGGATGTACTATTAAGGGAAGGGTAGAAAATAGTATTATATCCAGAGGAGTTGTTATAGAAGAAAACGTAGAAATTAAAGACAGTATAATATTTCAAAATAGTCATATAAAAAAAGGAGCAAAGCTACAATATACGATATTAGATAAAAATACTGTTATTGAAGAAGGCAAGAAATTAATAGGTGATATAAACCATCCATTGGTTATAGAAAGACAGTTCATAAATAAATTATATTTTAGGAGGTGA
- the glgA gene encoding glycogen synthase GlgA encodes MKVLFITSEAYPFAKIGGLGDVSYALPKALRKLGIDVRVILPKYNNIDDGYKNKMTLISEFNVSVGWREQYCGLKYLEYDGVPFYFIDNEYYFKRNNQYGFYDEGERFSYYSRAVLDAIKYIEDFTPDILHCNDWHTGMIPVILNHDYRNNNQYKNIKTVYTIHNLKYQGVYGKDILGDLLGLSEDYFSEDKLKYYDGVSFMKGGINYSDIVSTVSNNYAEEVKMPFYGEGLHGLLGSKGDKFIGILNGIDYELYNPDTDKNIVKNYSVNKLENKVKNKITLQKELKLEVNPSKPMIGIVSRLVKQKGIELICQVIEDILRLDVQIVVLGTGEQTYEDSLKYYSSVYPSQIHAHIGFNEAFARKIYAASDMFLMPSLFEPCGLGQLIALRYGSVPIVRETGGLKDTVKPYNKYTGEGIGFTFSDYDSNDMLNAIKRAREVFDTKDIWNKIIEKGMIQDNSWIHSAKDYLNVYQFLL; translated from the coding sequence ATGAAGGTCTTATTTATTACATCTGAAGCCTATCCATTTGCTAAAATTGGAGGTCTTGGTGATGTATCATATGCATTACCTAAGGCACTTAGAAAATTAGGAATAGATGTAAGGGTAATATTACCTAAATATAATAATATAGATGATGGATATAAAAATAAAATGACCCTTATATCCGAGTTTAATGTGTCAGTTGGATGGAGAGAGCAATACTGTGGTTTGAAGTATTTGGAATATGATGGAGTTCCCTTTTACTTTATAGACAATGAATATTATTTTAAGAGAAATAATCAATATGGATTTTATGATGAAGGAGAAAGGTTTTCATATTATTCAAGGGCTGTATTAGATGCAATAAAGTATATAGAGGATTTTACTCCAGATATACTACACTGTAATGATTGGCATACAGGAATGATACCAGTTATATTAAACCATGACTATAGAAATAATAATCAATATAAGAATATAAAAACAGTTTATACTATTCATAATTTAAAGTATCAAGGAGTTTATGGAAAGGACATTTTAGGTGACTTATTAGGACTTTCAGAGGATTATTTTAGTGAAGATAAACTAAAATATTATGATGGTGTTTCATTTATGAAGGGTGGAATTAATTACTCAGATATAGTAAGTACTGTAAGTAATAATTATGCTGAAGAGGTAAAAATGCCTTTCTATGGAGAAGGATTACATGGACTATTAGGATCGAAAGGTGATAAGTTTATCGGTATATTAAATGGAATAGATTATGAGTTATATAATCCTGATACTGATAAAAATATAGTTAAAAATTATAGTGTTAATAAATTGGAAAATAAGGTTAAAAACAAGATTACACTTCAAAAAGAATTAAAGTTAGAAGTTAATCCCTCAAAGCCTATGATAGGTATCGTGTCAAGATTGGTTAAACAAAAGGGAATAGAACTAATTTGTCAAGTAATAGAGGATATATTGAGGTTAGATGTTCAAATAGTAGTTTTAGGTACTGGTGAACAAACATATGAAGATTCACTTAAGTACTACTCCTCTGTGTATCCATCTCAAATACATGCACACATAGGATTTAATGAAGCTTTTGCTAGAAAAATATATGCAGCCTCAGATATGTTTTTAATGCCATCTTTATTTGAACCCTGTGGCTTAGGTCAACTAATTGCTCTAAGATATGGTTCAGTGCCTATAGTTAGAGAGACTGGTGGACTTAAGGATACAGTTAAACCATATAATAAATATACTGGAGAAGGAATTGGATTTACATTTTCAGATTATGATTCAAATGATATGCTTAATGCTATTAAGAGAGCTAGAGAAGTTTTTGATACCAAAGATATATGGAATAAAATAATTGAAAAAGGAATGATACAGGATAACAGTTGGATACATTCGGCTAAGGACTATCTAAATGTTTATCAATTCTTATTATAA
- a CDS encoding glycogen/starch/alpha-glucan phosphorylase, giving the protein MHVFKNTIKNDFKKKLMCVFAEEVEEASKLHKYIALGRVIREYISEAWLQSKKRCLENDKKQVYYFSMEFLTGKLLESNLINLGIKEECNEALNELGINLDELLEIEKEAGLGNGGLGRLAACFLDSMASIGVYGHGNGIRYRYGLFEQKIVNGYQVEIPDKWLKDEFVWVVKRRDKSVIVKFGGNVKLIEKNGRLKAIHENYEPIKAVPYDVPVVGYEGNVVNTLRLWSAEPVGNEFDFFAFRAGEYLKAVEYKYNVESISQVLYPDDSNHNGRVLRLKQQYFFVSAGIQSILRTFKKTDKEIYDLPDYVAIHVNDTHPSVAVAELMRILVDEYELGWEEAWKITTKTIAYTNHTIMAEALETWPVDMFRKLLPRVYMIVEEIDRRFKIELHDKYNEDWDKINSTLIIHDGNIRMANLAIVGSYSVNGVSKLHTEILKNRELKHFSEIFPKKFNNKTNGITHRRWLLQSNPLLADLITDTIGNKWITQPNRLKDLEQFVKDKAFKEEIKKVKQKNKEYLCNFINDKYNILVDQHSIFDVQAKRLHAYKRQLLNGLHILNLYNRIKENPNLDIVPRTFIFAAKASPGYHLAKQIIKFINSLKEKINNDKSIKDNIKIVFLENYNVTLAERLIPSANVSEQISTASKEASGTGNMKFMMNGGITLGTLDGANIEIKESVGSKNIITFGLTADQVMNYYRHGGYFSMDVYNNDQRLKKIITQLTNGFLDVPNEEFKDIFDHLITYNDEFFVLKDFDSYVEAQNKVDKLYKKQDKWSEMSIINIANSGKFSSDNTIKEYVDEIWRA; this is encoded by the coding sequence TTGCATGTTTTTAAAAATACAATAAAGAATGATTTTAAGAAAAAGCTTATGTGTGTATTTGCAGAGGAAGTAGAGGAAGCATCTAAGCTCCATAAATATATAGCCCTTGGAAGGGTGATTAGAGAATACATTTCAGAGGCATGGCTACAAAGCAAAAAAAGATGTTTAGAAAATGACAAAAAACAAGTGTATTATTTCTCGATGGAGTTTTTAACAGGAAAACTATTGGAAAGTAATTTAATAAATTTAGGGATAAAGGAAGAATGTAACGAAGCATTAAATGAATTAGGAATAAATCTAGATGAGCTGTTAGAAATTGAAAAAGAGGCTGGGCTTGGTAATGGAGGATTAGGTAGACTTGCGGCATGTTTTTTAGATTCAATGGCTTCTATTGGTGTTTATGGACATGGGAATGGAATAAGATATAGATACGGTTTATTTGAGCAGAAAATAGTAAATGGCTATCAAGTTGAAATACCAGATAAATGGTTAAAAGATGAATTCGTATGGGTAGTAAAAAGAAGGGATAAATCAGTAATAGTAAAATTTGGAGGAAATGTAAAGCTCATAGAGAAAAATGGTAGACTAAAGGCTATCCATGAAAACTATGAGCCTATAAAAGCTGTGCCTTATGATGTACCTGTTGTTGGTTATGAGGGCAATGTCGTTAATACATTGAGACTTTGGAGTGCAGAACCTGTTGGTAATGAATTTGATTTCTTTGCCTTTAGAGCGGGCGAATATTTAAAGGCAGTAGAATATAAGTATAATGTTGAATCTATTTCACAAGTTCTGTATCCAGATGATTCGAACCATAACGGAAGAGTATTAAGGCTTAAACAGCAATACTTCTTTGTTAGTGCTGGAATACAGAGTATATTGAGGACTTTTAAAAAGACAGATAAAGAAATATATGACCTTCCTGACTATGTAGCTATACACGTAAATGATACCCATCCATCGGTTGCTGTAGCTGAGTTAATGAGGATATTAGTAGATGAATACGAACTAGGGTGGGAAGAGGCTTGGAAAATTACTACAAAAACTATAGCTTATACTAATCACACTATTATGGCAGAAGCATTAGAAACTTGGCCAGTGGATATGTTTAGAAAGTTGCTTCCTAGAGTTTACATGATAGTAGAGGAAATAGATAGAAGGTTTAAAATTGAATTACATGATAAATATAATGAAGATTGGGATAAGATAAATAGTACTTTAATAATTCATGACGGTAATATACGAATGGCCAATTTAGCTATTGTAGGTAGTTATTCAGTAAATGGTGTATCAAAGCTTCATACCGAAATATTAAAAAATAGAGAACTAAAACACTTCAGTGAAATCTTTCCTAAGAAGTTTAACAACAAAACCAATGGAATAACCCATAGAAGATGGCTTTTACAGTCAAATCCCTTATTAGCAGATTTAATAACAGATACTATAGGTAATAAGTGGATAACACAACCTAATCGTTTAAAAGACTTAGAGCAATTTGTAAAAGATAAAGCTTTCAAAGAAGAAATAAAAAAAGTTAAGCAAAAAAATAAAGAGTATTTATGTAATTTTATTAATGATAAATACAATATATTAGTTGACCAACATTCGATTTTTGACGTTCAAGCAAAAAGATTACATGCATATAAAAGACAGCTATTAAATGGGTTACATATATTGAATTTATATAATAGAATCAAAGAAAATCCAAATTTAGATATAGTACCTAGAACTTTCATTTTTGCTGCAAAGGCATCACCAGGTTACCATTTAGCAAAACAAATTATCAAATTTATTAATTCATTAAAGGAAAAGATAAATAACGATAAATCTATAAAGGATAATATAAAGATAGTTTTTTTAGAAAATTATAATGTTACATTAGCAGAAAGATTGATACCAAGTGCCAATGTAAGTGAACAGATATCTACGGCATCTAAAGAAGCCTCTGGAACTGGTAATATGAAGTTTATGATGAATGGAGGAATTACTTTAGGAACTTTAGACGGTGCAAACATTGAAATAAAGGAATCAGTAGGTAGCAAAAACATAATAACCTTTGGACTAACTGCTGACCAAGTTATGAATTATTATAGACATGGTGGATATTTTTCTATGGATGTATATAATAATGACCAAAGATTAAAAAAGATAATAACCCAGCTTACAAATGGATTTTTAGATGTTCCTAATGAAGAATTTAAAGATATATTTGACCATTTGATAACCTACAATGATGAGTTCTTTGTACTAAAGGATTTCGATTCATATGTAGAAGCACAGAATAAAGTTGATAAACTATATAAAAAACAAGACAAATGGAGCGAAATGTCAATAATTAATATAGCTAATTCAGGTAAATTTTCAAGTGATAATACGATAAAGGAGTATGTAGACGAAATTTGGAGGGCATAA
- a CDS encoding transcription repressor NadR → MDANERRENILITLKESKGPIKGTDLAKKFDVSRQVIVQDIAILRAGGEEILATPQGYMIINKNINNELTKTIACRHKEYNEIEDELKTIIDMGGEVLDVIVEHPIYGEIKSPLMIGSRVEIEDFMKEIREHHAEPLATLNDGVHLHTIKVPSEDVFDKIKNKLEEKGYLIKSR, encoded by the coding sequence ATGGATGCAAATGAAAGAAGAGAGAATATCCTAATTACATTAAAAGAGAGTAAAGGGCCAATAAAGGGAACAGATTTAGCAAAAAAATTTGATGTAAGTAGACAAGTAATAGTACAGGATATTGCTATCTTAAGAGCAGGAGGAGAAGAAATATTAGCAACTCCTCAGGGCTATATGATTATTAATAAAAATATTAATAACGAACTTACTAAAACTATAGCATGTAGACATAAAGAATATAATGAGATAGAGGACGAACTTAAAACTATAATAGATATGGGTGGAGAAGTTTTAGATGTTATTGTTGAGCATCCTATATATGGTGAAATAAAGAGTCCATTAATGATAGGCTCTAGAGTAGAAATAGAAGATTTTATGAAGGAAATAAGAGAACACCATGCTGAGCCTTTAGCTACATTAAATGATGGTGTACATTTACACACTATTAAGGTTCCTAGTGAAGATGTATTCGATAAAATAAAAAACAAATTAGAAGAGAAGGGCTACTTGATTAAAAGTAGATAA